A single window of Terriglobales bacterium DNA harbors:
- a CDS encoding transposase — protein sequence MSAGLLRYQHTRHLHYITFTCFHRASYLATASARELFEKTLERVRHWYGFYLNAYVVMPEHVHLLISEPERDRAALLSEKHTHTHENEDDIT from the coding sequence ATGTCTGCCGGACTGCTCCGTTATCAACACACGCGTCACCTGCACTACATCACCTTCACCTGCTTTCATCGCGCGTCCTACTTGGCCACAGCGTCGGCGCGGGAACTGTTTGAGAAGACCCTGGAGCGGGTAAGGCACTGGTACGGCTTCTACCTGAATGCCTATGTGGTCATGCCCGAGCACGTGCATCTGCTGATCAGCGAACCCGAGCGTGACCGGGCGGCCCTCCTCAGTGAGAAGCACACACACACACATGAAAACGAGGACGACATCACATGA